The proteins below come from a single Cololabis saira isolate AMF1-May2022 chromosome 2, fColSai1.1, whole genome shotgun sequence genomic window:
- the LOC133463896 gene encoding arylamine N-acetyltransferase, pineal gland isozyme NAT-10-like isoform X1 gives MSQSKGKMNLEEYFQRIGFHGCHGKADLATLKLIHRLHIMSIPFENLSIHCGERNVVDLEVIFNKIVRSGRGGWCLENNHLFGWVLREMGFDTTTLGSRVFNSIVNDFAPLEEHLINMIIIDGKPYMADVSFGVSSQIWEPLELISGKDQPQGPGIFRLVDRGDIWVLEKTGRKPEVVNPEFAKSSLVDRQLTKQIYCFTLEPRQADSFIERNEALQTDPTSLFTNKSICSLQTPTGFKALIGWTYSEVTYKPEEGVDVLDMRDITDEEMDQVLREQFNVKLQKKLKPVNKKACYTL, from the coding sequence GTAAGATGAATTTGGAGGAGTATTTCCAAAGGATTGGTTTCCATGGTTGTCATGGCAAAGCGGATCTTGCAACACTGAAGTTGATCCACAGACTGCACATCATGTCCATCCCGTTTGAAAACCTCAGCATTCACTGTGGGGAGAGGAACGTCGTGGACCTTGAGGTTATTTTCAATAAGATAGTGAGGAGTGGCCGTGGAGGCTGGTGCCTTGAGAACAACCACCTGTTTGGGTGGGTGCTGAGGGAAATGGGCTTTGACACCACAACCTTGGGCTCCAGAGTCTTCAACAGCATTGTCAACGACTTTGCTCCTTTGGAGGAACATCTCATTAACATGATTATAATTGATGGGAAGCCTTATATGGCAGATGTAAGCTTTGGGGTGTCATCCCAAATTTGGGAACCTCTGGAGCTCATCTCTGGAAAGGATCAACCACAGGGTCCGGGCATCTTCCGACTAGTCGACAGAGGAGACATCTGGGTGCTGGAGAAGACGGGTCGAAAACCAGAGGTTGTCAATCCAGAATTTGCCAAATCCAGTTTGGTGGACAGACAGTTGACGAAGCAGATCTACTGCTTCACCTTGGAGCCTCGTCAGGCTGACAGCTTCATTGAGAGGAACGAAGCTCTTCAAACAGACCCAACATCACTGTTCACCAACAAGTCCATCTGCTCCCTGCAGACGCCGACAGGATTCAAAGCTCTGATTGGCTGGACCTACAGCGAGGTCACGTACAAGCCTGAGGAAGGCGTTGACGTCTTAGACATGAGAGACATAACTGATGAGGAGATGGATCAAGTTCTGAGGGAACAGTTCAATGTGAAGCTGCAGAAAAAACTGAAACCTGTGAACAAGAAAGCATGCTACACGCTCTAG
- the LOC133463896 gene encoding arylamine N-acetyltransferase, pineal gland isozyme NAT-10-like isoform X3 encodes MNLEEYFQRIGFHGCHGKADLATLKLIHRLHIMSIPFENLSIHCGERNVVDLEVIFNKIVRSGRGGWCLENNHLFGWVLREMGFDTTTLGSRVFNSIVNDFAPLEEHLINMIIIDGKPYMADVSFGVSSQIWEPLELISGKDQPQGPGIFRLVDRGDIWVLEKTGRKPEVVNPEFAKSSLVDRQLTKQIYCFTLEPRQADSFIERNEALQTDPTSLFTNKSICSLQTPTGFKALIGWTYSEVTYKPEEGVDVLDMRDITDEEMDQVLREQFNVKLQKKLKPVNKKACYTL; translated from the coding sequence ATGAATTTGGAGGAGTATTTCCAAAGGATTGGTTTCCATGGTTGTCATGGCAAAGCGGATCTTGCAACACTGAAGTTGATCCACAGACTGCACATCATGTCCATCCCGTTTGAAAACCTCAGCATTCACTGTGGGGAGAGGAACGTCGTGGACCTTGAGGTTATTTTCAATAAGATAGTGAGGAGTGGCCGTGGAGGCTGGTGCCTTGAGAACAACCACCTGTTTGGGTGGGTGCTGAGGGAAATGGGCTTTGACACCACAACCTTGGGCTCCAGAGTCTTCAACAGCATTGTCAACGACTTTGCTCCTTTGGAGGAACATCTCATTAACATGATTATAATTGATGGGAAGCCTTATATGGCAGATGTAAGCTTTGGGGTGTCATCCCAAATTTGGGAACCTCTGGAGCTCATCTCTGGAAAGGATCAACCACAGGGTCCGGGCATCTTCCGACTAGTCGACAGAGGAGACATCTGGGTGCTGGAGAAGACGGGTCGAAAACCAGAGGTTGTCAATCCAGAATTTGCCAAATCCAGTTTGGTGGACAGACAGTTGACGAAGCAGATCTACTGCTTCACCTTGGAGCCTCGTCAGGCTGACAGCTTCATTGAGAGGAACGAAGCTCTTCAAACAGACCCAACATCACTGTTCACCAACAAGTCCATCTGCTCCCTGCAGACGCCGACAGGATTCAAAGCTCTGATTGGCTGGACCTACAGCGAGGTCACGTACAAGCCTGAGGAAGGCGTTGACGTCTTAGACATGAGAGACATAACTGATGAGGAGATGGATCAAGTTCTGAGGGAACAGTTCAATGTGAAGCTGCAGAAAAAACTGAAACCTGTGAACAAGAAAGCATGCTACACGCTCTAG
- the cnep1r1 gene encoding nuclear envelope phosphatase-regulatory subunit 1, whose amino-acid sequence MNSLEQAEDLKAFERRLTEYVSCLQPATGRWRMILIVVSVCTATGAWNWLIDPDTQKVSFLSSLWNHPFFTISCITLIALFFAGIHKRVVAPSIIAARCRTVLAEYNMSCDDTGKLILKPRPHIQ is encoded by the exons ATGAACTCTTTAGAGCAGGCTGAAG ATCTAAAGGCCTTTGAGAGAAGACTGACAGAGTATGTCTCCTGTTTACAACCTGCGACGGGCAGGTGGAGAA TGATTCTGATTGTGGTTTCTGTCTGTACGGCTACTGGGGCGTGGAATTGGTTGATAGACCCCGACACACAGAAG GTCTCCTTTTTATCATCACTTTGGAATCATCCCTTCTTCACCATCAGCTGCATCACTCTAATAGCCCTCTTCTTCGCTGGGATACACAAACGAGTCGTAGCACCATCAAT AATTGCTGCACGTTGCCGCACAGTTTTAGCAGAATACAACATGTCCTGTGATGAC ACGGGGAAACTCATTCTCAAACCGCGACCACACATCCAGTGA
- the heatr3 gene encoding HEAT repeat-containing protein 3, with translation MGKSKSTRFKRPQFSSVGLPVRAAREADWDEQELGEDEEDSCPAAELLEKLQSPSADVRELACASISRVVQQSQTIPGLLQRDAVRRLGPMMLDGSLAVRETAAGALRNLSACGNHEVCEDMVKHDVMTPLTALLRECCSGFDGAAVSDQSSNVEVVANEAMNLLWNLCENSSQALSVFNKSGLLDVVVQCLERHPHNVELATSAAQCLHTVTEDNPELLCSMNAAVLGALENVLLSSQPAMAHTLLRTLAAGTLWNSKGSLPAARQAQTLNAVVAALSQCLDLDAGLLIPELREAEEVRQRKSPPAADVEEQAAGGFAEEEMDEEEEAPKNKRNGKAAASDNDLSDLLPRGKEELREAVALLTAQQTSLEIIVNMCCSDDPSDDEWDEESSSDESDMGPDGLCDGVSNLMSPLCLSAEVQGSLINHNIPEKVLKKTDFPRQEAVQVCRQNPSWKGLTKRMHRIQSRALTCLHSICSAMDAEALGGAAGLQQAAQHLSSMVFGAAEMPKDEEFLEAVISAVRSLLQIMASKSITQCMTPQQLMSLSEAASCCDVISVRVNAVAILGITGSTLAKEKGTAETLQMIGNALLQVATKDADLVVNGEALDALFDVFADGEEAETAAKNINLLPALKALQPVFKAKIRKEGRGKYSIQQLCVLDNIKGNLRRFIGYLEKVVKK, from the exons ATGGGGAAGAGTAAAAGCACGAGGTTCAAGCGGCCGCAGTTCAGCTCGGTGGGGCTGCCGGTGCGAGCCGCCAGGGAGGCGGACTGGGACGAGCAGGAGCTcggggaggacgaggaggacagCTGCCCCGCCGCGGAGCTGCTGGAGAAG ctgcagAGCCCGAGCGCGGACGTGCGCGAGCTGGCGTGCGCCAGCATCTCCCGGGTGGTGCAGCAGAGCCAGACCATCCCCGGCCTCCTGCAGCGGGACGCAGTCCGACGCCTGGGTCCCATGATGCTGGACGGCAGCCTGGCCGTGCGTGAGACCGCTGCCGGCGCGCTCAG GAATCTGAGCGCGTGTGGAAACCACGAGGTGTGTGAGGACATGGTGAAGCACGACGTCATGACTCCTCTGACGGCCCTGCTCAGAGAG TGTTGCTCAGGTTTTGACGGTGCCGCTGTGAGTGACCAGAGCAGCAACGTGGAGGTCGTGGCCAACGAGGCCATGAACCTGCTGTGGAATCTGTG TGAGAACAGCAGCCAGGCGCTGTCTGTCTTCAACAAATCGGGTCTCTTGGATGTGGTGGTCCAGTGTCTGGAGAGACACCCACACAACGTGGAACTGGCCACGTCTGCAG CCCAATGTCTGCACACTGTGACGGAGGATAACCCCGAGCTGCTCTGCAGCATGAACGCCGCCGTGCTGGGAGCCCTGGAGAACGTGCTGCTGTCGTCCCAGCCGGCCATGGCTCACACGCTCCTCAGGACGTTGGCTGCAG GTACTCTGTGGAACTCGAAGGGCAGCCTACCTGCCGCCCGCCAGGCCCAGACCCTCAACGCCGTGGTGGCCGCTTTGTCCCAGTGCCTGGACTTGGATGCGGGCTTGTTGATCCCTGAACTCAGAGAGGCAGAGGAGGTGCGCCAGAGAAAGTCCCCGCCAGCGGCGGACGTAGAAGAGCAAGCGGCGGGAGGCTTCGCTGAGGAGGAGATggacgaggaagaggaggcaCCTAAGAATAAGCGGAACGGAAAAGCTGCAGCCTCCGATAACGACCTCTCGGACCTCCTTCCC AGGGGCAAGGAGGAGCTGAGGGAGGCAGTGGCCTTGCTGACAGCCCAGCAAACGTCCTTAGAGATCATTGTCAACATGTGCTGCTCTGACG ACCCCTCTGATGACGAGTGGGATGAGGAATCGAGCAGCGATGAAAGCGACATGGGTCCGGACGGCCTTTGTGACGGAGTGTCCAACCTGATGTCTCCACTGTGCCTGTCAGCCGAGGTCCAGGGCTCCCTGATCAACCACAACATACCAGAAAAG GTTCTTAAAAAGACGGACTTCCCCAGACAGGAGGCCGTACAGGTGTGCCGTCAGAATCCCTCCTGGAAAGGCCTGACAAAGAG GATGCATCGCATTCAGTCGCGGGCGCTGACGTGTCTCCACAGCATCTGCTCCGCCATGGATGCAGAGGCTTTGGGCGGCGCGGCGGGCCTGCAGCAAGCAGCCCAGCACCTGTCCTCCATGGTCTTCGGCGCTGCAG AGATGCCCAAAGACGAGGAGTTTCTCGAGGCCGTCATCAGTGCCGTGCGCTCTCTTTTGCAGATAATGGCGTCAAAAAGCATCACTCAG TGCATGACCCCGCAGCAGCTGATGAGTCTGAGCGAAGCCGCTTCCTGCTGTGACGTCATCAGCGTGAGGGTCAACGCCGTCGCCATCCTGGGCATCACCGGCAGCACGTTGGCCAAGGAGAAGGGCACGGCAGAAACCCTTCAG ATGATTGGAAACGCCTTACTTCAAGTTGCAACGAAGGACGCCGACTTGGTCGTGAACGGAGAAGCCCTCGATGCTTTGTTCGACGTCTTTGCGGACGGGGAGGAGGCAGAGACAGCTGCTAAAAACATCAATTTACTACCTGCACTTAAGGCACTTCAGCCTGTCTTCAAGGCGAAG ATTCGTAAGGAAGGAAGAGGTAAATACAGCATTCAACAGCTGTGTGTGCTGGATAACATCAAAGGCAATCTGAGAAGATTTATTGGTTATCTGGAGAAGGTGGTGAAAAAATAA